Proteins from a single region of Triticum urartu cultivar G1812 unplaced genomic scaffold, Tu2.1 TuUngrouped_contig_6779, whole genome shotgun sequence:
- the LOC125531073 gene encoding uncharacterized protein LOC125531073, whose translation MSEEAMVAFTRYIESKDDLKGLDYEFDELVHQCLNVEDYLKIFHHFNFTVKIKKLGSADWMSVMYFAEVKSICMIKLYACYPLEQDQYGECYARENQGMGELRHPLKGIYDMGREDIQPPFYYEDSDSDEFNPATVRSLSSDDDMS comes from the exons ATGAGCGAGGAGGCGATGGTGGCTTTCACAAGATACATTGAGAGCAAAGATGATCTTAAG GGACTTGATTATGAATTTGACGAGCTTGTCCATCAATGTCTTAATGTGGAGGATTATTTAAAGATATTCCATCACTTCAACTTTACTGTCAAGATAAAGAAGCTTGGCTCAGCTGATTGGATGTCGGTGATGTACTTCGCCGAGGTCAAATCGATATGTATGATAAAACTCTATGCCTGTTATCCTTTGGAGCAAGATCAATATG GTGAATGTTATGCCCGTGAGAACCAAGGAATGGGTGAACTGAGGCACCCGTTAAAAGGGATATACGATATGGGCAGGGAAGATATACAACCTCCCTTCTATTATGAGGACAGTGACTCTGATGAATTCAATCCAGCAACAGTCCGGAGTTTATCTTCTGATGATGATATGAGTTGA